A stretch of Candidatus Sphingomonas phytovorans DNA encodes these proteins:
- a CDS encoding Hsp70 family protein, whose amino-acid sequence MEHVAAGTAIGLDFGTTNSVLARAGADAGATLVEFDGPEERGAVFRSALCFWHDDDVRGGLAVEAGPWAIAEYLDYPQDTRFIQSFKSVAASAVFEHASVFEKRYRFEELGRLFLQKLAAHAGGGLDVRPQRVIVGRPVEYAGARPDVALARQRYDAMFDGFGAEIHYVYEPLGAAFSHATRLEEPATILVADFGGGTSDFSVVRVAEPGAAKRCVPLGHAGIGIAGDRFDQRIVDRLVLPMLGKGGSYRSFDKVLDIPGGYFNDFADWSRLALMRNRRTLEELNRLQRSAIDPAAIGRMIALIENELGFPLYDAVGRLKRSLSTDDHAHFHFAGAGLEVEADVARSEFEAWIAEDLRRIDATVDRALSAAGLGADGIDRVFLTGGSSLIPAVRALFSRRFGDAAISSGDELTSIAHGLALIGQQDDIAAWSA is encoded by the coding sequence ATGGAACATGTTGCCGCAGGCACCGCGATCGGCCTGGATTTCGGGACCACCAACAGCGTGCTCGCGCGGGCGGGTGCTGATGCGGGCGCGACGCTGGTCGAGTTCGATGGCCCCGAGGAACGCGGCGCGGTGTTCCGGTCGGCGCTGTGCTTCTGGCATGACGATGATGTGCGGGGCGGCCTGGCGGTCGAGGCGGGGCCCTGGGCTATCGCCGAATATCTGGATTACCCGCAGGACACGCGGTTCATCCAGTCGTTCAAGTCGGTCGCGGCCAGCGCGGTGTTCGAACATGCCTCGGTGTTCGAGAAGCGCTACCGCTTCGAAGAGCTTGGGCGGCTGTTCCTCCAAAAGCTCGCGGCGCATGCCGGGGGCGGCCTGGATGTCAGGCCCCAGCGAGTCATCGTCGGGCGTCCGGTAGAATATGCCGGCGCGCGGCCCGATGTCGCGCTCGCCCGGCAACGCTATGACGCGATGTTCGACGGTTTCGGCGCCGAGATCCACTATGTCTATGAACCGCTCGGTGCGGCGTTCAGCCATGCGACGCGGCTTGAGGAACCGGCCACGATCCTCGTCGCCGACTTTGGCGGCGGCACCAGCGACTTCTCCGTGGTGCGCGTGGCGGAGCCGGGGGCGGCCAAGCGCTGCGTGCCGCTCGGCCATGCCGGCATCGGCATCGCGGGCGATCGTTTCGACCAGCGCATCGTCGACCGGCTGGTTCTGCCGATGCTCGGCAAGGGCGGCAGCTATCGTTCGTTCGACAAGGTGCTCGATATCCCCGGCGGCTATTTCAATGATTTCGCTGACTGGTCGCGGCTCGCGCTGATGCGCAATCGCCGCACGCTTGAGGAGCTGAACCGGCTTCAGCGCTCGGCGATCGATCCAGCGGCGATCGGGCGGATGATCGCGCTGATCGAGAACGAGCTTGGTTTCCCCCTATATGACGCGGTCGGTCGTCTGAAGCGGAGCCTGTCCACCGACGACCACGCTCATTTCCATTTTGCGGGCGCCGGGCTCGAGGTCGAGGCGGACGTCGCGCGGTCCGAGTTCGAAGCCTGGATCGCCGAGGATCTGCGCCGCATCGACGCGACCGTCGATCGTGCGCTGTCCGCGGCCGGGCTTGGCGCGGACGGCATCGACCGGGTATTCCTGACCGGCGGTTCGTCGCTGATCCCCGCCGTCCGCGCGCTGTTCTCGCGGCGCTTCGGCGATGCGGCGATCAGCTCGGGCGACGAGCTGACCTCGATCGCCCATGGCCTCGCCCTGATCGGGCAGCAGGACGATATCGCCGCCTGGTCGGCCTGA
- a CDS encoding pyridoxal phosphate-dependent aminotransferase, producing the protein MRYVRMPIEVESPEEYGYGRIRYNLSESSVADRSLADLGLTIPDLTLLYGEHRGGATLRRLIAEASGGIEADDILVTVGAAGALFIIATALLGTDDHLVVIRPNYATNLETPRAIGCKVTHVDLDFETGFRIDPAAIVAAITPQTRIISITTPHNPTGTMLAEVELHELVALAKKRGCILLVDETYRDLSLDGTLPLAASLGDHVISVASLSKAYGVPGIRIGWIVCRDPALQERFLAAKEQISICGSVIDEWVGEQILSRRDDILQPVLAEMRRRLARITEWMAGENLLEWVAPRGGVVCFPRMRQEPPGGVEAFYKRLLEEHGCYVGPGHWFERPDTCFRLGYGWPTAEELEGGLKGISAALRG; encoded by the coding sequence ATGCGCTATGTCCGGATGCCGATCGAGGTCGAGTCACCCGAGGAATATGGCTATGGCCGGATCCGCTACAATCTTTCCGAAAGCTCGGTCGCTGACCGAAGCCTGGCCGACCTTGGCCTGACCATTCCCGACCTGACCCTGCTCTATGGCGAGCATCGCGGCGGCGCGACGCTGCGGCGCCTGATCGCCGAGGCAAGCGGTGGGATCGAGGCCGACGACATCCTCGTCACCGTCGGCGCGGCCGGGGCATTGTTCATCATCGCCACCGCCCTGCTCGGCACGGACGATCACCTCGTCGTGATCAGGCCGAACTATGCGACAAACCTGGAGACGCCCCGCGCGATCGGCTGCAAGGTCACCCATGTCGACCTCGACTTCGAGACCGGCTTCCGCATCGATCCCGCCGCCATCGTCGCCGCGATCACGCCGCAGACCCGGATCATCAGCATCACCACCCCGCACAACCCGACCGGCACGATGCTGGCCGAGGTCGAACTGCACGAACTGGTCGCGCTGGCGAAGAAGCGCGGCTGTATCCTGCTGGTCGACGAGACCTATCGCGACCTGTCGCTTGACGGCACGCTGCCGCTGGCCGCCTCCCTCGGCGACCATGTCATCAGCGTTGCGTCGCTCTCCAAGGCCTATGGCGTGCCCGGCATCAGGATCGGCTGGATCGTCTGCAGGGACCCGGCGCTGCAGGAACGATTCCTCGCCGCCAAGGAACAGATCAGCATCTGCGGCAGCGTGATCGACGAATGGGTCGGCGAGCAGATCCTGTCGCGTCGCGACGATATTCTTCAGCCAGTGCTGGCCGAGATGCGCCGCCGCCTGGCCCGGATAACCGAATGGATGGCGGGCGAAAACCTGCTTGAATGGGTCGCGCCCAGGGGCGGCGTCGTCTGCTTCCCCCGCATGCGCCAGGAACCGCCCGGCGGCGTCGAGGCCTTCTACAAACGCCTGCTCGAGGAGCATGGCTGCTATGTCGGCCCGGGCCACTGGTTCGAGCGACCCGACACCTGTTTCCGCCTCGGCTATGGCTGGCCGACCGCCGAGGAACTGGAGGGCGGGCTCAAGGGCATCTCGGCAGCGTTGCGCGGCTAG
- the astD gene encoding succinylglutamate-semialdehyde dehydrogenase: MTNLFHSFDPATGEMVWSGPETSAADCAAAVATARAAFDGWSATTVEERIAFVHRYRDALKEDGEAIAAAISRETGKALWETRTELASMIGKVDLSVAAHAERTGSREQDAPFGRAVLRHRPHGVMVVLGPYNFPGHLPNGHIVPALLAGNTILFKPSEETPLVGELIGAAMRKAGLPEGVFTVVQGGRDTGAALIAEDIDGLLFTGSAGAGAHFSRIFADRPKVILALELGGNNPLIAWDGDPAAIASIVVASAFITTGQRCSCARRLIVPEGAKGEAIVAAVAALSDRITIGAWDDTPEPFMGPLISPGAAARVSLQAEELMKLGAQAIRPFEGRPGRSTAFVGPTILDVTGVDVPDQEIFGPVLQVTRVADFDAAIAAANATRFGLSAGLISDDDSLWDRFKSHIRAGVVNRNRPTTGAAGSMPFGGLGASGNHRPSAYYAADYCAYPVASFEADRVADQVHDLRGIRD, from the coding sequence ATGACCAACCTGTTCCACTCCTTCGACCCTGCCACCGGTGAAATGGTCTGGTCCGGCCCCGAGACGAGCGCGGCCGATTGCGCCGCCGCCGTCGCGACGGCGCGCGCCGCCTTTGACGGCTGGTCGGCGACGACGGTGGAAGAGCGAATCGCGTTCGTCCATCGCTACCGCGACGCGCTGAAGGAGGACGGCGAGGCCATCGCCGCGGCGATCTCGCGCGAAACCGGCAAGGCGCTGTGGGAGACGAGGACCGAGCTCGCCTCGATGATCGGTAAGGTCGACCTGTCGGTCGCCGCCCATGCCGAGCGCACCGGCAGCCGCGAACAGGATGCGCCGTTCGGCCGAGCGGTGCTGCGCCATCGCCCGCACGGCGTGATGGTGGTGCTTGGGCCGTATAATTTCCCCGGCCACCTGCCCAACGGCCATATCGTGCCCGCATTGCTGGCGGGCAACACGATCCTGTTCAAGCCGTCCGAGGAGACTCCTCTCGTCGGAGAGCTGATCGGCGCGGCGATGCGCAAGGCCGGGCTGCCCGAGGGCGTGTTCACCGTCGTCCAGGGTGGCCGCGACACCGGCGCTGCCCTGATCGCCGAAGATATCGACGGGCTGCTGTTCACCGGATCGGCTGGCGCCGGCGCTCATTTCAGCCGCATCTTCGCCGACCGGCCCAAGGTGATCCTTGCGCTCGAACTGGGCGGCAACAATCCGCTGATCGCCTGGGACGGCGATCCGGCAGCGATCGCCTCGATCGTCGTCGCGTCAGCGTTCATCACCACCGGCCAGCGCTGCTCCTGCGCGCGCCGCCTGATCGTGCCCGAGGGGGCGAAGGGCGAGGCGATCGTCGCCGCGGTCGCCGCCCTGTCCGACCGGATCACGATCGGCGCGTGGGACGACACGCCGGAGCCTTTCATGGGCCCGCTGATCTCCCCCGGGGCGGCGGCACGCGTGTCGCTCCAGGCCGAGGAACTGATGAAGCTCGGCGCGCAGGCGATCCGTCCGTTCGAGGGCCGACCCGGCCGGTCGACCGCGTTCGTCGGCCCGACGATCCTCGACGTGACCGGGGTCGACGTGCCGGACCAAGAGATTTTCGGCCCGGTGCTCCAGGTGACGCGCGTGGCCGATTTCGACGCCGCCATCGCCGCGGCCAACGCCACCCGCTTCGGCCTGTCGGCCGGGCTGATCAGCGACGATGACTCGCTATGGGACCGGTTCAAGAGCCATATTCGCGCTGGCGTGGTCAACCGCAACCGCCCGACCACGGGCGCTGCCGGATCAATGCCGTTCGGCGGCCTCGGCGCCTCGGGCAATCATCGCCCGAGCGCCTACTACGCCGCGGACTATTGCGCCTATCCGGTCGCGAGCTTCGAGGCGGACCGGGTGGCCGACCAGGTGCACGACCTGCGGGGTATCCGCGACTGA
- a CDS encoding LysR family transcriptional regulator, with protein sequence MATELDDLATFAAVVRAGGFRDAARAGTASASGLSEAIRRLEARLGVRLLNRTTRSVTPTEAGARLFERLGPALGEVEAALDVVNAFRDRPAGTLRLNVPANVARIVLPSIVTPFLKAYPEIRLEVTSEDGFIDILATGHDAGIRYDERLEQDMIAVPIGPRFQCIATAAAPAYLAAYGRPDHPRDLLDHACMRGRFSSGRIAVWEFERDGEIVRIDPAGPLLIQPGASADLLVDAAIGGLGIVHLFEDWLKPHLDNGALVPVLEPWWQRFTGPFLYYPGRRYLPAPLRAFVDFIRDRPG encoded by the coding sequence ATGGCGACCGAGCTCGACGATCTGGCGACCTTTGCCGCGGTGGTGCGCGCCGGGGGCTTTCGCGATGCGGCACGCGCCGGAACGGCGTCGGCATCGGGCCTGAGCGAAGCGATCCGCCGGCTCGAGGCACGGCTCGGCGTGCGCCTGCTCAACCGCACCACCCGCAGCGTCACGCCGACCGAGGCCGGCGCGCGCCTGTTCGAACGGCTCGGCCCGGCGCTGGGCGAGGTGGAGGCGGCGCTCGACGTGGTCAACGCCTTTCGCGACCGGCCAGCCGGCACGCTGCGGCTCAACGTGCCGGCCAATGTCGCGCGGATCGTGCTGCCGTCGATCGTGACGCCGTTCCTCAAGGCCTATCCGGAGATCCGCCTCGAGGTGACGAGCGAGGATGGCTTCATCGACATCCTCGCCACCGGCCACGACGCCGGCATCCGCTATGACGAGCGGCTGGAGCAGGATATGATCGCGGTGCCGATCGGCCCGCGTTTCCAGTGCATCGCCACCGCCGCCGCGCCCGCCTATCTCGCGGCATATGGCCGGCCGGATCATCCGCGCGACCTGCTCGACCATGCCTGCATGCGCGGGCGCTTCTCCAGCGGGCGGATCGCCGTCTGGGAATTCGAGCGCGACGGGGAGATCGTGCGGATCGACCCGGCCGGGCCGCTGCTGATCCAGCCGGGTGCCTCGGCCGACCTGCTGGTCGATGCGGCGATCGGCGGGCTGGGCATCGTCCATCTGTTCGAGGACTGGCTCAAGCCGCATCTCGACAATGGCGCGCTGGTGCCGGTGCTCGAGCCGTGGTGGCAGCGCTTCACCGGCCCGTTCCTTTATTATCCCGGCCGCCGTTACCTGCCCGCGCCGCTCCGCGCGTTCGTGGATTTCATCAGAGACCGGCCCGGCTGA
- a CDS encoding aldo/keto reductase family oxidoreductase: MTDTTTFRLGDRIVNRMGYGAMQLAGPGVFGPPRDRAAAVAVLREAIVSGVNHIDTSDFYGPHVTNQIIREALHPYPEALTIVTKVGAVRGDDASWNPAMSPAELTRGVHDNLRNLGVEALDVVNLRILGDGHGPSEGSIAERFTTLADLQRQGLIRHLGLSNVTSAQVAEAERIAPVVCVQNQYNLVHREDDALVDELAARGIAYVPFFPLGGFSPLQSSSLSDVATRLGATPMQVALAWLLRRAPNILLIPGTSSTGHLRENLAAADLVLSEEVIGELDRIGTTGGA; encoded by the coding sequence ATGACCGACACCACCACCTTCCGCCTCGGCGACCGCATCGTGAACCGCATGGGCTATGGCGCGATGCAGCTTGCGGGGCCGGGCGTGTTCGGCCCGCCCAGGGACCGCGCCGCGGCAGTCGCCGTGCTGCGCGAAGCGATCGTGAGCGGCGTGAACCATATCGATACCAGCGATTTCTATGGCCCGCACGTCACCAACCAGATCATCCGCGAAGCGCTTCATCCCTATCCCGAGGCACTGACGATCGTGACCAAGGTCGGCGCGGTGCGCGGTGACGATGCGTCCTGGAATCCCGCCATGAGCCCCGCGGAATTGACCCGGGGCGTGCACGACAATCTGCGCAACCTTGGCGTCGAAGCGCTCGACGTGGTGAATCTGCGCATCCTCGGCGATGGTCATGGGCCAAGTGAGGGTTCGATCGCCGAGCGATTCACCACTCTGGCCGACCTGCAGCGCCAGGGACTGATCCGGCATCTCGGTCTGAGCAACGTGACATCGGCGCAGGTCGCGGAGGCGGAGCGTATCGCGCCGGTGGTGTGCGTGCAGAACCAGTATAACCTCGTCCACCGCGAGGACGACGCGCTGGTCGACGAACTAGCGGCCAGGGGCATCGCCTATGTGCCCTTCTTTCCGCTTGGCGGTTTCTCGCCGCTTCAATCCTCGTCCCTGTCGGACGTCGCGACGCGGCTCGGCGCGACACCGATGCAGGTCGCGCTCGCCTGGCTGCTGCGGCGCGCGCCAAATATCCTGCTGATCCCCGGCACTTCCTCGACCGGGCATCTGCGCGAGAATCTCGCCGCGGCCGATCTTGTGCTGTCGGAGGAGGTAATTGGTGAGCTCGACCGGATCGGCACGACCGGCGGCGCATGA
- a CDS encoding serine hydrolase has protein sequence MPTRFPNRILIVLAALMLPCGPIALAAPPAGSTATDPRIAALLEPWSKADGPGVQVSVMLDGKVVGSFAAGAADLEHQTPVTPDSVFHAASLSKQVTAFAILLLEQDGLLSIDDPLTRHIPEAAPLGPVTLRQLLNHTSGLRDQYTLMAAAGWRAEDLLTDGQAVAMLLAQRGANFAPGTRYQYINSDYTLLAEIVRRLSGKSLDAFCRERIFLPLGMEHTRFQDDVTATIPGRAESYRRTRTGYARSPLSYTLTGPTGLATTAGDLGRWARNFETATIGSTRLFRRMEERGVLRDGTVNAYAIGQEYRRWHGLDVWMHGGRDAGFRSFLLRVPGERFSVAVLGNVADLNSAHLAFALADLYLADQPGYRAEPAAVPTAPTPRQLATYAGAYELFPGLIFTVSTDGERLFFAPLGDDKPVALPALSGDRFALDARADIALEFPAPVKGKAPHFVYRVGMDGFLVAPRIDLKPFAPSSARLADYAGRYWSEELKTAYDLVVKDGRLIARHPRRDDIGLTPYQPDTFSSPEFFLERLVFERGPDGSVTGVLISGPVAENMRFVRQRGA, from the coding sequence ATGCCAACCCGATTCCCCAACCGGATCCTCATCGTCCTCGCGGCCCTGATGCTGCCCTGCGGACCGATCGCACTTGCGGCGCCTCCTGCCGGGTCTACCGCAACGGACCCGCGTATCGCCGCCCTGCTCGAGCCGTGGAGCAAGGCCGACGGGCCCGGCGTGCAGGTGTCGGTGATGCTCGACGGCAAGGTCGTCGGCAGCTTCGCCGCCGGCGCGGCAGACCTCGAACACCAGACCCCCGTGACACCGGATTCAGTCTTCCATGCCGCGTCGTTGTCGAAACAGGTCACCGCCTTCGCCATCCTGCTGCTCGAACAGGACGGGCTGTTGTCGATCGACGATCCGCTGACCCGCCATATCCCCGAAGCGGCGCCGCTCGGGCCGGTCACGCTGCGCCAGTTGCTGAATCACACCAGCGGCCTGCGCGACCAATATACGCTGATGGCGGCCGCCGGCTGGCGCGCCGAGGACCTGCTGACCGACGGCCAGGCGGTCGCCATGCTGCTCGCCCAGCGCGGCGCCAATTTCGCGCCCGGCACCCGATATCAATATATCAATTCCGACTATACGCTCCTCGCCGAGATCGTTCGGCGCCTGTCAGGCAAGAGCCTCGACGCCTTTTGCCGCGAGCGCATCTTCCTGCCGCTCGGCATGGAACACACCCGGTTCCAGGACGATGTGACGGCGACCATCCCGGGCCGCGCCGAATCCTATCGCCGCACGCGCACCGGCTATGCCCGGTCTCCGCTCAGCTACACGCTGACCGGCCCGACCGGGCTGGCGACCACAGCGGGCGACCTTGGGCGCTGGGCGCGGAATTTCGAAACGGCGACGATCGGCTCCACGCGCCTGTTCCGTCGCATGGAGGAACGCGGCGTGCTGCGCGACGGCACGGTCAATGCCTATGCGATCGGCCAGGAATATCGCCGCTGGCATGGTCTCGACGTCTGGATGCATGGCGGCCGGGATGCGGGGTTTCGCAGCTTCCTGCTGCGGGTGCCGGGGGAACGATTCTCGGTCGCGGTGCTGGGCAATGTCGCCGATCTCAACAGCGCCCACCTCGCCTTCGCGCTGGCCGACCTCTATCTGGCCGACCAGCCCGGTTATCGGGCCGAGCCGGCGGCGGTCCCCACCGCACCGACGCCCCGGCAACTCGCGACCTATGCCGGCGCCTATGAGCTGTTCCCCGGATTGATCTTCACGGTCTCGACCGACGGCGAGCGCCTGTTCTTCGCCCCGCTCGGCGACGACAAGCCGGTCGCCCTCCCAGCGCTGTCGGGCGACCGCTTCGCGCTCGATGCCAGGGCGGATATCGCGCTGGAATTCCCCGCGCCAGTCAAGGGCAAGGCACCGCACTTCGTGTACCGCGTCGGCATGGACGGCTTTCTCGTAGCGCCACGGATCGACCTCAAACCCTTTGCCCCGTCCAGCGCCCGGCTGGCGGACTATGCCGGCCGCTACTGGAGCGAGGAACTGAAGACCGCCTATGACCTTGTCGTGAAGGATGGCCGGCTCATCGCCCGCCACCCGCGCCGCGACGATATCGGCCTCACCCCGTATCAGCCCGACACCTTCTCAAGCCCCGAATTCTTCCTCGAACGGCTCGTCTTCGAACGCGGACCCGACGGCAGCGTCACCGGCGTGCTGATATCGGGGCCGGTCGCCGAAAACATGCGCTTCGTGCGCCAGCGCGGCGCCTGA
- a CDS encoding helix-turn-helix domain-containing protein, whose product MTALGALSVGLCVLMSAFLLAVSGPLRRANRFLAGFLLLTAIDLLGWTILLFPPGWQVWFPLRLPFGYLQMPLLCAYVRALCFPGQRSRADMTGGLAAILSAISLIPRARTILSPGLSPGGSTDQFVATGLDLAGNDVALHLQFYLYLAVMAVLLMRYRARRRETDDRAGQATLYWVATLLGISFAAHMMVVAKSWAWLGDDRQAYAWLQLCTGIVAVGVNCALTFVALTRQSLFVGIDMPPAKGRGRPVVPGSEFATIDAHALERLNRYMIEQEPFLDPALTVRRLARRTGIAERDLSALLNRHLGQHFFDFVNQHRVRRASALLADPTHADKTILEIAHEAGFNSKSSFNTAFSKHCGVTPTVFRRTGATAVTG is encoded by the coding sequence ATGACCGCCCTGGGCGCGCTGTCGGTGGGGCTGTGCGTGCTGATGTCGGCGTTCCTGCTGGCGGTGTCCGGACCATTGCGGCGTGCCAACCGGTTCCTCGCCGGCTTCCTGCTGCTCACCGCGATCGACCTGCTCGGCTGGACGATCCTGCTCTTCCCGCCCGGCTGGCAGGTCTGGTTTCCGTTGCGCCTGCCGTTCGGCTATCTGCAAATGCCGCTGCTGTGCGCCTATGTCCGTGCGCTCTGCTTTCCCGGGCAGCGCTCCAGGGCGGACATGACCGGAGGGCTTGCCGCGATCCTGTCAGCGATCTCGCTGATACCGCGCGCGCGGACGATCCTTTCCCCGGGCCTCTCCCCGGGCGGAAGCACCGATCAGTTCGTCGCGACCGGACTCGACCTGGCCGGCAACGACGTTGCACTCCACCTGCAATTCTATCTCTATCTGGCGGTCATGGCCGTGCTGCTGATGCGGTATCGCGCGCGCCGTCGGGAGACGGACGATCGCGCCGGCCAGGCCACCCTCTACTGGGTCGCCACCCTGCTCGGCATATCATTTGCCGCGCATATGATGGTCGTCGCGAAGAGCTGGGCCTGGCTCGGCGACGACCGGCAAGCCTATGCATGGCTGCAGCTTTGCACCGGCATCGTGGCAGTCGGCGTGAACTGCGCGCTCACCTTCGTCGCCCTGACCCGGCAAAGCCTGTTCGTCGGTATCGACATGCCCCCCGCCAAAGGCCGCGGTCGCCCGGTCGTACCGGGATCGGAATTCGCGACGATCGACGCCCATGCCCTCGAACGCCTGAATCGCTACATGATCGAGCAGGAGCCGTTTCTCGATCCCGCGCTGACGGTGCGCCGCCTCGCGCGCCGCACCGGCATCGCCGAGCGCGACCTGTCAGCGCTGCTCAACCGGCATCTCGGCCAGCATTTCTTCGATTTCGTGAACCAGCATCGCGTCCGCAGGGCGTCCGCGTTGCTCGCCGACCCCACCCATGCGGACAAGACCATCCTGGAGATCGCCCATGAGGCCGGGTTCAATTCGAAATCCTCCTTCAACACCGCGTTCAGCAAGCATTGCGGCGTGACCCCGACCGTGTTTCGCCGCACGGGCGCGACGGCGGTCACCGGCTGA
- a CDS encoding DUF885 domain-containing protein, protein MRRSAILPLLLFAAMPLPLAAAAPDRTWVETSNRNALLVAEAQARFDPESASQNGMTAFDGLATDLGPRLDERTAAAMDKVTAELRQRLAVEKDPNVRQDLEILIRSVDSDLEGTRLRRKYFLSWIDAPRTLFGGIKGVLDDQVSPARRLKAVELLRRYVGDYPGTTPLTDLARARFAETRAPGLLGPDKVALDDALTNAGTYAEGIRKLFAKYRITGAEAALARLDKQIADYTAWERAEVLPLARADFRLPPEVYAYRLKQFGIDIDPRLLIQQAEIEFAETRAAMIALAPLVAKEKGLKGGSYADVIRQLKQATIPNDRLEASYAEVIRANEAAIRREHIVDLPDRPMQMRLASEAESAASPAPHMEPPPLIGNKGERGTFVLPLSVASSGPDAAYDDFNFPSAQWTVAAHEGRPGHELQFTALVERGVSQARIYFAFNSVNVEGWALYAEAEALPYHPLDGQLMALQARLLRAARAMLDPMLNLGLISKEEARRILLEQVVSSPAMAKQEIERYTSRAPGQAGSYFYGYTRILRIRMDTELALGAKFDRLAFNNFLLDQGLLPPDLLAKAVAEQFVPAQKAK, encoded by the coding sequence ATGCGCCGTTCCGCTATCCTGCCCCTGCTTCTGTTCGCTGCGATGCCCCTGCCCCTGGCGGCGGCCGCACCCGACAGGACCTGGGTCGAAACCAGCAACCGGAATGCGTTGCTGGTGGCGGAGGCGCAGGCACGGTTCGATCCGGAATCGGCGTCGCAGAACGGCATGACTGCCTTTGACGGACTGGCGACCGATCTTGGGCCCAGGCTTGACGAGCGCACCGCCGCGGCGATGGACAAGGTGACGGCCGAGCTCAGGCAAAGGCTGGCTGTCGAGAAGGACCCGAACGTCAGGCAGGATCTGGAGATACTGATCAGGTCGGTCGATTCCGATCTTGAGGGGACGCGCCTCAGGCGGAAATATTTCCTCTCCTGGATCGATGCGCCAAGGACGCTGTTCGGCGGGATCAAGGGGGTGCTCGACGATCAGGTCTCGCCCGCACGGCGTCTGAAGGCGGTCGAGCTGCTGCGCCGCTATGTCGGGGATTATCCGGGTACGACGCCATTGACTGATCTTGCCAGGGCGCGCTTCGCCGAGACTCGGGCGCCGGGCCTGCTTGGGCCGGACAAGGTCGCGCTGGACGATGCGCTGACCAATGCCGGAACCTATGCCGAGGGGATCCGGAAACTGTTCGCCAAATACCGGATCACCGGCGCCGAGGCGGCGCTGGCCAGGCTCGACAAGCAGATCGCCGACTATACCGCCTGGGAACGTGCCGAGGTGCTGCCGCTGGCACGGGCCGATTTCCGCCTCCCGCCCGAGGTCTATGCCTATCGGCTGAAGCAGTTCGGCATCGATATCGATCCGCGCCTGCTGATCCAGCAGGCTGAGATCGAGTTCGCCGAGACTCGCGCCGCGATGATCGCGCTGGCGCCGCTGGTCGCGAAGGAGAAGGGGCTGAAGGGCGGCAGCTATGCCGACGTCATCCGCCAGCTCAAGCAGGCGACCATCCCGAACGACAGGCTCGAGGCGAGCTATGCCGAGGTGATCCGCGCCAACGAGGCAGCGATCAGGCGCGAACATATCGTCGACCTGCCCGACCGGCCGATGCAGATGCGGCTCGCCAGCGAGGCGGAATCGGCTGCGTCGCCCGCGCCGCACATGGAGCCGCCGCCGCTGATCGGCAACAAGGGCGAGCGCGGCACCTTCGTCCTGCCGCTGAGCGTGGCGAGTTCAGGTCCCGATGCCGCCTATGACGATTTCAACTTCCCCTCGGCGCAATGGACCGTGGCCGCGCATGAGGGGCGGCCCGGGCACGAGCTGCAATTCACCGCGCTGGTCGAGCGCGGCGTATCGCAGGCTCGGATCTACTTCGCGTTCAACAGCGTCAATGTGGAAGGCTGGGCGCTTTATGCCGAGGCCGAGGCGCTGCCCTATCATCCGCTCGACGGGCAATTGATGGCGCTTCAGGCAAGGCTGTTGCGCGCGGCGCGGGCGATGCTCGATCCGATGCTCAACCTCGGGCTGATCTCGAAGGAGGAGGCGCGGCGAATCCTGCTCGAACAGGTGGTCAGTTCGCCTGCGATGGCGAAGCAGGAGATCGAGCGCTACACCTCTCGCGCGCCGGGCCAGGCGGGCAGCTATTTCTACGGCTATACCCGCATCCTGCGCATCCGCATGGATACCGAGCTGGCATTGGGGGCGAAATTCGACCGGCTGGCCTTCAACAATTTCCTGCTCGACCAGGGGTTGCTGCCGCCCGACCTGCTGGCCAAGGCGGTTGCCGAGCAATTCGTTCCGGCACAAAAGGCGAAATGA